Proteins from one Gossypium raimondii isolate GPD5lz chromosome 8, ASM2569854v1, whole genome shotgun sequence genomic window:
- the LOC105791586 gene encoding uncharacterized protein LOC105791586, producing the protein MGGGEHGHGHGVQDFREKVWSMSGGPYCRPKHWRRNTAIAMFGVFLICIPIAMKSAELEQRPHQPVRPIPSQLWCKNFGNKDY; encoded by the exons ATGGGAGGGGGAGAGCATGGGCATGGGCATGGAGTTCAGGATTTCAGGGAGAAGGTGTGGAGCATGTCGGGGGGTCCGTACTGCCGGCCAAAGCACTGGCGCCGCAACACTGCCATTGCCATGTTCGGCGTTTTCCTCATTTGCATCCCCATTGCCATGAAATCAGCCGAGCTCGAG CAACGACCTCATCAGCCTGTCCGTCCGATTCCTTCACAGCTTTGGTGCAAGAACTTCGGAAACAAAGATTATTGA